The following is a genomic window from Neodiprion pinetum isolate iyNeoPine1 chromosome 3, iyNeoPine1.2, whole genome shotgun sequence.
CAACTGGAAGCCTGCGAAACTGCGAAGCTACCGCTGGGATGCCTGACTTTGGGGGTTGATTTCACCTCTTTAGAACCGTTTgtcgggagaaaaaaaaatacccggCTCTTAGATTTCGATTAATAACATACCACAAAATAAGCGAAACCGGGGAGGGACTCCTCGGGCCTTACCTTGGTAGTCGATATTTGGCGAGCCAAGTTACTGATTGTGCGTCTCAGTACAATTTTGCCATAGAATTCAAAGTCTAACTTCTAAATTGTCCAAAAATGTCCGTTGGACGTCAGAATTCCGACAAATCCCGATGTATGTACCGGAAGAGGCTCGCGTCACTCGTCGGTAACAGATTCGTAAACGAGTGATGCTAGTTACAGTTACCTTGATTACCGACGCGTTCCCTTGCCGTCAGGGGTGCTCATGGCATTCATCAGCATGTCTTCATTCTTTCGATGCCTGACCCATGATTTGCGGGTGTTGTTCAGCGCGTAGTAACCTCAAATAGTAGTTGTGCTATCGTAAAGAATAAATATAGGGTATTATAGAAAACTGATACCAAGATGACTGAAGTCAAAGAAAACGTGATTCGTATGGAAGATATATTGGGTGAGAAGGCAAAACCAGATGTGAGTGATCCATTGAAGAAAGTAAACAAGCTGGAAAAACACGTGGAGAAGCTCACTATACCAAAAGGCAAACCAAAGTCTGGAAGAGTTTGGAAGGAACAAAAAACCaggtgaaaaataacaacTCTTTTATATTCAACACAATTCTCAAGTGACATATTTACCGCTGAATATTTCTCAAATAAATATCGGTTATTCTATTCAGTAGACAAAATATGTTGATTGAATAGCGTGAAATATGTTTCTTTGATAACTACTGACGAACTAAAGTTAACTAAACAAAACTGtttctttacaaatttttattagattttcatcaataattaAAACTCGTGGTACTCGTCTCTCCTTTGAAAAGAAGCAGAAATT
Proteins encoded in this region:
- the LOC124214468 gene encoding coiled-coil domain-containing protein 86, giving the protein MTEVKENVIRMEDILGEKAKPDVSDPLKKVNKLEKHVEKLTIPKGKPKSGRVWKEQKTRFSSIIKTRGTRLSFEKKQKLRNDMKRIKELSRSVIARRHAEREAKKQRRIDNLKRAEENRKKSEIVQVIKNTSKIKKMKKKNLRKLEKRDTTNM